One Clostridium novyi NT genomic window carries:
- a CDS encoding response regulator transcription factor: MYKLMIAEDEPLERRALRIILEKNFFNIEVIDDAKNGIEAIKNARLNKPDIILMDIRMPEKTGLDAQKQIISFLPNVKTIILTAYGDFNYAQTAIKYNVIDYLLKPVRPSDLKNSINKALNLINKETSSKISKKTLSGTEENPIKAAIKYINDNYTQQLTLNLVANLVHLNPQYFSRYFKSKTGYTFTQYITKLRIDKAKKLLATSDKSITQISLEVGYIDPAYFSKVFYKSEKKSPCKYKASFI; this comes from the coding sequence ATGTATAAGCTAATGATTGCAGAAGATGAACCGTTAGAAAGAAGGGCTCTTAGAATTATACTAGAAAAAAATTTTTTTAATATAGAAGTTATAGATGATGCTAAAAATGGTATAGAAGCTATTAAAAACGCCCGATTAAATAAACCTGATATTATACTTATGGATATTAGAATGCCTGAAAAAACTGGTTTAGATGCACAAAAACAAATAATATCATTTTTGCCAAATGTAAAAACAATTATCTTAACTGCTTATGGTGATTTTAATTATGCACAAACAGCTATAAAATATAATGTTATAGACTATCTTTTAAAACCCGTTCGTCCATCAGATTTAAAAAACTCTATAAATAAGGCACTTAATCTTATAAATAAAGAAACTTCATCAAAAATTAGTAAGAAAACTTTAAGTGGAACTGAAGAAAACCCTATTAAAGCTGCAATAAAATATATAAATGACAATTACACTCAACAGCTTACATTAAATTTAGTAGCAAATTTAGTACACTTAAATCCTCAATATTTCAGTAGATATTTTAAATCTAAAACAGGTTATACTTTTACTCAATATATAACAAAACTAAGAATTGATAAAGCAAAAAAACTTCTTGCAACATCAGATAAATCTATAACTCAAATATCACTAGAGGTTGGTTATATAGATCCAGCCTACTTTAGTAAAGTTTTTTATAAATCAGAAAAAAAATCTCCTTGTAAATACAAAGCTTCTTTTATATAA
- a CDS encoding sensor histidine kinase: MNLLKNVQFADIIDINTLRDIQNKLAKLINFPTITVDINGIPVCEENNFTPFCRLIRSSPEGRKKCILCDSQAGFIAIREKKPRHYNCHTGLIDCAAPIIVNDLYLGSVLGGQVLVRGEKDINSLDLEKISKECNIPLKKLKEIAKTIPIVDSQYVEDCVSFYRLLANYIAHLGMVRLTQEQLLKESKEKIKLEQQAKKAQIKTIKAQVNPHFLFNTLNTIARMALIEDAPKTEELIYNLSDLLRYNLRNLEVLPKIKDEMENIERYLFIQSLRYSDRIFYKINIDKEVLDFRIPTMTLQPIVENCLVHGLETKVDGGTIEITGKLTGHNDLIIKVSDNGKGIDSAVLRILNNLDNLDKDIFGIGIQNTHNRIRHYFGENYGLKIESQLNIGTTVYIKIPQIK, encoded by the coding sequence ATGAATTTGTTAAAAAATGTACAATTTGCAGATATCATAGACATTAATACTCTTAGAGATATTCAAAATAAATTAGCAAAACTTATTAATTTCCCTACAATTACAGTAGATATAAATGGTATACCTGTATGTGAAGAAAATAACTTTACTCCGTTTTGTAGATTAATTCGTTCATCTCCAGAGGGTAGAAAAAAGTGTATTCTTTGTGATTCACAAGCTGGGTTTATTGCAATACGCGAGAAAAAACCACGACATTACAACTGTCATACAGGACTTATTGATTGCGCAGCTCCGATTATTGTAAACGATTTATATTTAGGATCTGTTTTAGGTGGACAAGTTCTTGTACGAGGTGAAAAAGATATAAATTCTTTAGATCTTGAAAAAATATCAAAGGAATGTAATATTCCTTTGAAAAAATTAAAAGAAATTGCTAAAACCATACCTATAGTTGATTCTCAATATGTTGAAGATTGCGTAAGTTTCTATAGGCTTTTAGCTAATTATATAGCTCATTTAGGAATGGTGCGTCTAACCCAAGAACAATTATTAAAAGAAAGTAAGGAAAAAATAAAACTTGAACAACAAGCCAAAAAAGCCCAAATTAAAACTATAAAAGCGCAAGTTAATCCTCATTTTCTTTTTAACACACTTAACACAATAGCAAGAATGGCTCTTATTGAAGATGCTCCCAAAACAGAAGAATTAATATATAATTTATCTGATCTTTTAAGATATAATCTTAGAAATTTAGAAGTACTTCCTAAAATAAAAGATGAAATGGAAAACATAGAAAGATATCTTTTTATTCAATCATTACGCTATAGTGACAGAATATTCTATAAAATTAATATAGATAAGGAAGTATTGGACTTTAGGATTCCAACCATGACATTACAACCAATAGTTGAAAATTGTTTAGTTCATGGTCTAGAGACAAAAGTAGATGGCGGAACTATAGAAATTACCGGAAAACTAACTGGACATAATGATTTAATAATAAAAGTTTCTGATAACGGAAAAGGAATAGACTCTGCTGTTCTTAGAATATTAAACAATTTAGATAACTTAGATAAGGATATTTTTGGAATCGGAATTCAAAATACTCATAACAGAATAAGACATTACTTTGGAGAAAATTATGGACTTAAAATAGAAAGCCAATTAAATATAGGAACTACAGTTTATATAAAAATACCACAAATAAAATAA
- a CDS encoding glycyl-radical enzyme activating protein — protein MEGIVFDIQRFSVHDGPGIRSLVFLKGCPLSCLWCSNPESQKPNPQVMFISRNCIQCGNCARACKVGAIDVINRNGIDKNKCINCGKCVETCYANALNMAGTSKKVEEIIEVLRKDNSYYRRSGGGITLSGGEPLYQGDFAIELLKACKDKGCHTAVETTAFVNREVLKRALKYLDLVMVDVKSMDCIKHKKYTGQDNEIILGNIKFISEFGVPIVIRVPVIPGVNDDEENIRNTAKFAMSLNGVKEVNLLPYHRLGENKYDYLGYEYKMKDLEVPGDDNINKLKSIVEQYGLNCKIGG, from the coding sequence ATGGAAGGTATTGTTTTTGATATACAAAGGTTCTCTGTTCATGATGGTCCTGGGATACGCTCATTAGTGTTTTTAAAGGGATGTCCTCTTTCATGCTTATGGTGTAGTAATCCAGAATCCCAAAAGCCTAATCCTCAAGTAATGTTCATTTCTCGCAATTGTATACAATGTGGCAATTGTGCTAGAGCCTGTAAAGTTGGAGCAATAGATGTTATAAATAGAAATGGAATAGATAAAAACAAATGTATAAACTGTGGAAAATGCGTAGAGACTTGTTATGCTAATGCATTAAATATGGCTGGTACATCAAAAAAAGTAGAAGAGATTATAGAGGTTTTAAGAAAAGATAATAGTTATTATAGAAGATCTGGTGGAGGTATAACCTTATCTGGTGGAGAACCGCTATATCAAGGTGATTTTGCAATAGAACTTTTAAAAGCTTGTAAAGATAAAGGATGTCATACAGCTGTTGAAACAACGGCATTTGTTAATAGAGAAGTGCTAAAAAGAGCTTTAAAGTATTTAGATTTAGTTATGGTTGATGTAAAGAGCATGGATTGCATAAAACATAAAAAATATACTGGACAAGATAATGAAATTATATTAGGTAATATAAAATTTATTTCAGAATTTGGAGTACCAATTGTAATCAGAGTTCCTGTTATACCAGGAGTTAATGATGATGAAGAAAATATAAGGAATACTGCAAAATTTGCAATGAGTTTAAATGGGGTAAAAGAAGTTAACTTATTACCGTACCATAGATTAGGTGAAAATAAATATGATTACTTAGGATATGAATATAAAATGAAAGATTTAGAAGTTCCAGGGGATGACAATATAAATAAACTAAAGTCTATTGTAGAACAATATGGATTAAATTGCAAAATAGGTGGTTAA